The following DNA comes from Polynucleobacter necessarius.
CATTTTTTCCGGAAGAATTACCCTTAGAACCCGGTTTGTCAGCTGTTTTTGTTGTGACTGGGGGTGCGCATTTAGCAGATTTCCCGCCCTTTGAACCCTTAACGGTTTTGGGACATTTAGGCGCTGGGGGTGCTGGCTTTTCTAGACTTAATCTGGCATTTTCCGCGATTGCAGTAGATACATCCCCCAGACGACGTCTGGTTTTTGGAATTAATACTGTGGAGCCCGCTTTGATGCGCATACCTTTCGGTATCCCATTGACCTCCCTCAGCGCATCAACATCGACCCCTAAAGTTTTAGCCGCTTGGTCCACACTCTCAGTTTTAGATACCTGAACTGCTGTCCATGTCGACAGTGGTTTGGTGTATTGCTTTAGATTTGCTTGGAAGATTTCAGCGTGTGCGAATGGCAATAGGATTTGCTGATTCGCATTACTCAAGATCACAGGTTTATTAAATGAAGGATTGAGACTATGAAATTCATCAGCAGGAATTTCAGCTAACCTAATCGCCAAAGCAACATCAATATCGCCACCCACATCAAGCGCCACAAAGTATGGATGGTTCTCAAGCTCTGGCAAAACAATTCCATATGACTGTGGATCTAGCACGATTTGACGATAGGCCATTAACTTCGGAACGTAATTTCGCGTTTCACGCGGTAAAGTCAAGCTCTCGTAATTCGTTGGCAATCCCGCCGCAGCATTGCGCTTCTGAGCTTTGGCAATATTGCCAGCACCCCAGTTGTATGCCGCCAGTGCCAACTCCCAGCTACCGAATTGATTATTCAAGCGCTGCAGGTAATCTAAGGCCGCATCCGTAGACTGCAGCACATCGCGACGTTCATCTCTAAATACATTTTGCGTTAGACGAAAATCCTTGCCGGTAGCCGGCATGAACTGCCATAAACCCACTGCTTTTGCACTGGACTTAGCATTGGTAACAAAAGCGCTTTCCACAAATGGGAGCAGCGCAATCTCCGTTGGCATATTGCGTGCGTTTACTTCCTGGACGATATAAAACAAATACCGTGATGAGCGCGTCATTGAACGATTAACGTAATCGGGCCTGGCAGCTAACCAACGCACTTGCTCTATCTCCAGAGGAGTGTTCATTGGCTTCATTTGGAATCCATCCCGAATGCGCAGCCACAGATTGTATGACGGCGCATAGAATTTGCTAACGGATTGATTTTTAAGATTTACGCGCGCAGCTCTAGATGCTTTGGCGCTCGCCTTTGTCGGCGCATCAGAAGACCAATCGCCAGTACCCGCACAACCACTTAGGAAACCGGCAAACAGTATTGCCACATACATCATGCGCATCAGAAACGATCTTTCCAAGCACGTATCACCCCCAGAACATGGGCCGGGGTTGGAAACTCCTTCTGCCCAGAAACTTTTTTAGCCATGAAGATGACCTCTGGCTGATCGCAACGCATGAAAGGATTGACTTGCAGCTCTTGACCAATTGTTGTTGGGAGTGTTGGTAGACCCTGTTTACGCAGCGACTGAGCCCGCTCTGCCCACGAAAGTAAATTCAGATTATTGGGCTCTACTGCTAAAGCAAAGCGAATATTCGATACGGTGTATTCATGAGCGCAGTAAACCAAAGTATTTTTTGGAAGTAAGGAAAACTTTCCCAGTGACTCGCTCATCTGCGTCGGCGTACCCTCAAATAACCTTCCACATCCAGAAGCGAATAAAGTATCCCCACAGAACAACATCGGCTCAACAACGTTGGCCTGCATATTTGCAAAATAGGCAATGTGGCTCAGAGTATGCCCAGGCACCTCAAGCACTTTAAAGCTAATGCGAGGAGCGGCAATTTCAAGTTTGTCATCTTGCATCACAGCCACAGTACGGCCAGGAATGTTATCGCCCACTGGTCCGTACACTGGGATATTCACATCTTGCAATAACTTGAGGATGCCCCCCGTATGATCCGGATGATGATGAGTAATCAATATTCCCTTGAGAATTAATGAATTCACCATCAGATACTCTAAAACAGGTTGCGCGTCTCCCGGATCCACCACTAAAGCAGAGATGCCATCGTGAATGCACCAGATATAGTTATCATCAAAGGCCGGTATGGGCCAGACCTGCAATACAGTATTCTTATCCATAGACCGATGATACCAACCCCACCCATCCCCTCTCAGATGCCTGCGCCTCCTTGGAGCTCCTGGGAAAAATGGCTGCAATCTCCTCCCGGTCAATATGTACTAAAATGGGAGCAGCAGTGTTTTAACCAAATCGTTGCCGATGTCTTTGGTTTTCATGCGGTTCAAATCGGCATGCCCCAAATAAACACGCTCAGTGAAAATCGGATGCCACTCCATGCCCTTTTGGTTCACGCAAACGACAATCTGATTGATGCTAGACACCACCAATGGCACTTCATTGAAGGCAACTCGAGTGAGCTCCCTTTTGCCAACGAGAGCCTAGATTTAATTGTCCTCCCCCATGTTCTGGAATTTGCGCCAGACCCACATCAAATATTGCGTGAAGTAGATCGAGTTCTTCGACCCGAGGGGCGCTTGATTATCTCTGGCTTCAATCCAGCAAGCTTATGGGGGATGAGGCAGTACCTCAGCAGATTAATCGGCAACCCTTATTTGCCTAGAGATGGTCAGTTTATTAGCCTCATTCGCATCAAAGACTGGTTGGAATTACTTAACTTTTCCATTGATCGCGGCCACTTTGGTTACTATAAATTTCCCCTGCAGGGAGAGTCCGTCATGCGGAAGATGAATTTCCTTGAAAAAATGGGTAATCGTTGGTGGCCTATATTTGGCGCAGTCTTCTTGGTCTCAGCCATTAAACGTCAACAGGGTATCCGCCTAATTGGCACTGCCTCACGAGTACGCATGCCAGCAATAAAACAGCTAAGCCCGGCAACCGAGCGTCGGAATATCCAAAAAAGCCTTAAGAACAGCAATACCAAGTAAATTATTGCTATGCCACATACCAAATACCCTCACATTATTATTTATACCGATGGCGCCTGCAAAGGCAATCCTGGTCCAGGTGGCTGGGGTGCGGTTTTGCGCTCAGGAGGTCACGAAAAGCGCATTCATGGCGGCGAAAAGCTGACTACCAACAACCGCATGGAGATTTGTGCGGTGATATTCGCCTTAACGGCCCTAAAACAGCGCAGCACTGTGGAGCTTTGGACTGACTCGCAATATGTACAAAAAGGCGTTACAGAATGGCTCGAGGGTTGGAAGAAAAGGGGCTGGAAAACCGCCAGTAAAGATCCCGTTAAAAACGCCGATCTATGGCAAGCACTGGACGCCCTGCTTCCAGATCATGAAATCTCATGGCATTGGGTTAGGGGGCACAACGGCCAGCCTGGGAATGAGCTGGCTGATCAGCTCGCAAATAAGGGCGTCGAAGAATTCTTGCCCTAGGGCGGACACCCCATCCTAGACGCATTTTAGCCATCTTATGAGAGAATGAATCCGCTCTAAAAATAGCCTTAAACAGCCTATAAACCCCATAAAAATACGAAAAACGAGACTGTGTCAACCAGTGAAGGCTGGTGACTGACTGTCCACCCTGGATGATCGCAATGACAAAGCGAATTATGAAAAACTCAAAGCGCTTGCTGATGATGCGCAAAAGCAATATCAGCGCGCTCAGGAGTTGGTAGCCAAAAACTTTATTTCCAAGGCGGGTTTAGAGACTAGTTTTGCAAACGCGAAATCTGCTCAAGCGGCAGCTCGAGCAGCTGAGGTTCAACTTTCTTTCGATTACATCAAGTCCCCAATTGACAGTCGCACTGGAATTGTGAATGTATTTCCAGGCTCTCTTGTGCAGGCTAGCAATATTGTTTCCACCGCTACAAGCTCTACCGCGACTTCAAGTGTCGGCTCTATGGTGACCATTACACAATTGACCCCCATCAATGTTCAGTTTGTTATCCCCGAAAAAGACATCCCCATCATGCTCGAAAATCAGCTAGATGGAGAGGCAATGACGGTCAAGGTAACGATTGGAGATAGTGGGAAAAAACGTATGAAGGAAAAGTCTTGGTAATTGATAACCAAGTAGACCCTTCAATTGCAGCTGTTCGTGTGAAAGCGCAGATTCCAAATGATGACAAGACTTTATTGCCAGGCCAGTTTGCCCGTGTCTCATTAGTAGCTAACACCCTAAAAGATGCTTTGGCAATTCCGTCTCAAGCCGTAGTAATCAATGCACGCGGCAAAATGGTTTACGTAATAGATAAAGATGGTAAGGCGGTATCCAAGCCTATCAAAGTAGTATACGAATACCAAGGATCCACCGTAGTCACTGGCATTGAACCGGGTGACAGGGTTGTGGTTGAAGGCAAGCAAAACTTGCGTCCAGGCAGCAAAGTGCGCGAAGCTAAAAACACAGCGTCTACCGCACCAGCTGCGGCCGATCCTCCAACTACGGATAAGAAATGACGCTCTCCGAATTATGTATTCGGCGACCCGTAATGACGGTGTTGCTCTCGATAGCGACAGTCATTGCAGGATCAGTTGCCTATCTCAAGATTCCGGTAGCCGCCCTTCCAAGCTTTAATACGCCGGTTATTTCGGTCAGTGCTTCGCTGCCTGGCGCTTCTCCGGAAAATATGGCCTCGGCTGTTGCACTTCCCCTTGAAAAAGAGTTCTCGACCATTGATGGCATTAATGTCATTAGCTCAACGAATTCATTAGGCAGCACCAGCATCACTCTGGAATTCAATAACGATAGAGATATCGATAAAGCAGCTGTTGATGTACAAGCCGCTTTATTGCGGGCACAAAAGCGTCTTCCAATTGAAATGGCGGTGCCACCATCCTATCGAAAAATTAATCCCGCGGATACACCGGTATTAGTGGTGCGTATGAGCTCACCATCGATTAGCCTATCCGATATCAATCAGTACGCAGAAAATCTGGTCTCTCCAAACCTATCGACCATTAGCGGCGTCGCTCAGGTGTTGGTCTATGGAGCAAAACGTTATGCGGTGCCCGTATGAGTGCATCCAGACGCGTTGGCAAACCGAAACTTAACGGTAGATGACATTGCACTAGCTATCAATAAGGCGAACTCCAATAGCCCCGTCGGCGTTCTAGATGGTCCACGTCAAGCAATCACTATCTATGCAAATCCACAGTTAGTTAGACCTGAGGAATTTGCCAACCTGATTGTGAGCCAAAAAAAAAAAATGGTTTGCCGATTTACTTAAAAGATGTAGCCGATGTAATCGAAAGCTATGAGGATGTGAAAACCCTTGCGAGCTCTAATGGCGAACGCTCGATTGCGGTTGCCATTTTAAGACAGCCTGGCGCTAACACCGTGGAGGTTGTGAAGGCCGTTAAAGCGTTGCTACCTCAGCTACACAAGCAAATGCCTGAGTCCATAAGGATACAACTTTTGAATGATCGATCCCTCTCAATTATCGAAGCGATTCATGACGTTAATCTCACGCTAGCACTTACCGTCTTACTTGTGATTTTGGTGATCTTTTTATTCTTAAAACATATCTCAGCAACCATTATTTCCTCGATCAGCCTCCGCATCTCGCTGATTGGCGCCTTCTTCTTGCTGTATTTTTTTAGGTTACAGCTTAGACAATAGCTCCTTGCTTGGTATTACCCTCGCCGTTGGTCTGGTGGTCGATGATACCATTGTTGTGCTTGAAAATATCATGCGCTATGTGTTGAAGAAGGCATAGACCCACTGAAGGCCTCACTTAAGGGTAGCAAAGAGGTTGGGTTCACCACCATCTCCATATCGATCTTTCTAGTGGCGGTATTTATTCCCCTCTTCTTTTATGGCCGGTCCAATCGGGCTGCTATTTAGAGAGTTTGCCGTAGTAGTGTCACTATTCATCATTGTATCAGCCGTAGTTTCACTGACCGTAGTGCCCATGCTTTGTAGCCGCTTTTTGCCAACGCCAGGACAACATGCCAAAGACTATGCAATCAATAAAAAGTTCGATCGTCTGTTTGATTGGATGCTTAAGACCTATATTCACTATCTTGATCTAGCCTTGAAAAATCGCAAAGTGGTTTTGTGGGGTGCTGTTTCCACTTTCGCTATTACTGTTGTCCTGTTTATCAATAGCCCCAAAGGCTTCTTCCCGGAAGAAGACATCGGTCAAATTCTGGCAACCACCGAAGCGGCCGAAGATATTTCTTGTAGGGCGATGCTTGCCTTACAAGATCAAGCAGCGGAATTGGTCAATCACGATCCTAATGTGGAGAGCTCTATTTCAGTAATTGGTGGTGGCGCCAGCTCAGGCTACAATACAGGTCGAATATTTATCATCCTCAAACCCAAAAGTGATCGAGCAAAAATGGCCAATATTATGGAAGGCCTGCGCAATAAATTTAAAGAAATCCCAGGACTTCAGGTCTACATACGCCCCGTGCAACATTTACAGCTTGGCGGCAAGAGCAGCAAGAGTCGCTATCAGTTCACATTGCAGCGCGTTGGTTTTGAAGGTGTCAACGAGTGGGCTGATAAGCTCATGCAAAAAATGCGCGCAGACCCCATGTTTAGAGATGTCACAAGTGACTCCCAAATGAAGGGGCTTAATGTCAAGATTGATATTGATCGGAAAAAAGCGGCTAGCGCTGGAGTTAATATCGCAGACATACGCTCAGCCCTTTACAACGGATTTGGTGAGCAGCAGGTTTCCACTATCTATACACCCGTCAATACTTATTACGTCATTCTCGAGGCTGCCGTTGAGGACCGTCAATACGAAACCGATCTCAATAAAATTTTCGTAAGAGGTCGCGCCACCGACAAACTCATCCCGCTGTCCAGCTTAGCCACTTTTAAGGGCACTGTTGGACCGACCGCTGTTAACCACAAAGGTCAGATTCCTGCGGTTACCCT
Coding sequences within:
- a CDS encoding transglycosylase SLT domain-containing protein; the encoded protein is MERSFLMRMMYVAILFAGFLSGCAGTGDWSSDAPTKASAKASRAARVNLKNQSVSKFYAPSYNLWLRIRDGFQMKPMNTPLEIEQVRWLAARPDYVNRSMTRSSRYLFYIVQEVNARNMPTEIALLPFVESAFVTNAKSSAKAVGLWQFMPATGKDFRLTQNVFRDERRDVLQSTDAALDYLQRLNNQFGSWELALAAYNWGAGNIAKAQKRNAAAGLPTNYESLTLPRETRNYVPKLMAYRQIVLDPQSYGIVLPELENHPYFVALDVGGDIDVALAIRLAEIPADEFHSLNPSFNKPVILSNANQQILLPFAHAEIFQANLKQYTKPLSTWTAVQVSKTESVDQAAKTLGVDVDALREVNGIPKGMRIKAGSTVLIPKTRRRLGDVSTAIAENARLSLEKPAPPAPKCPKTVKGSKGGKSAKCAPPVTTKTADKPGSKGNSSGKNAASQHKSASTGLVKSAKNGNSPISASNNASKWVNKSQ
- the gloB gene encoding hydroxyacylglutathione hydrolase; translated protein: MDKNTVLQVWPIPAFDDNYIWCIHDGISALVVDPGDAQPVLEYLMVNSLILKGILITHHHPDHTGGILKLLQDVNIPVYGPVGDNIPGRTVAVMQDDKLEIAAPRISFKVLEVPGHTLSHIAYFANMQANVVEPMLFCGDTLFASGCGRLFEGTPTQMSESLGKFSLLPKNTLVYCAHEYTVSNIRFALAVEPNNLNLLSWAERAQSLRKQGLPTLPTTIGQELQVNPFMRCDQPEVIFMAKKVSGQKEFPTPAHVLGVIRAWKDRF
- a CDS encoding class I SAM-dependent methyltransferase; this encodes MPLHALLVHANDNLIDARHHQWHFIEGNSSELPFANESLDLIVLPHVLEFAPDPHQILREVDRVLRPEGRLIISGFNPASLWGMRQYLSRLIGNPYLPRDGQFISLIRIKDWLELLNFSIDRGHFGYYKFPLQGESVMRKMNFLEKMGNRWWPIFGAVFLVSAIKRQQGIRLIGTASRVRMPAIKQLSPATERRNIQKSLKNSNTK
- the rnhA gene encoding ribonuclease HI; its protein translation is MPHTKYPHIIIYTDGACKGNPGPGGWGAVLRSGGHEKRIHGGEKLTTNNRMEICAVIFALTALKQRSTVELWTDSQYVQKGVTEWLEGWKKRGWKTASKDPVKNADLWQALDALLPDHEISWHWVRGHNGQPGNELADQLANKGVEEFLP
- a CDS encoding efflux RND transporter periplasmic adaptor subunit; amino-acid sequence: MVIDNQVDPSIAAVRVKAQIPNDDKTLLPGQFARVSLVANTLKDALAIPSQAVVINARGKMVYVIDKDGKAVSKPIKVVYEYQGSTVVTGIEPGDRVVVEGKQNLRPGSKVREAKNTASTAPAAADPPTTDKK